The following are encoded in a window of Deltaproteobacteria bacterium genomic DNA:
- a CDS encoding response regulator has product MSDPKTVLIVDDSFVSRLWVETFLKQQYSNWNVIIAEGGKDALMKTESVQLDLAILDINMPEMDGFTLGAALKKRFPDAYMTMLTANVKEESQRKAASMGFGLVSKPISNDKMKEILSHIGA; this is encoded by the coding sequence ATGTCGGATCCTAAAACTGTTTTAATTGTTGATGACAGCTTCGTATCCCGCTTATGGGTCGAAACTTTCTTAAAGCAACAGTACTCGAATTGGAACGTTATTATCGCTGAAGGCGGTAAGGACGCACTCATGAAAACGGAATCGGTCCAGCTGGATTTAGCGATTCTCGACATCAATATGCCTGAAATGGATGGCTTTACGCTCGGAGCAGCGCTCAAGAAGAGATTTCCAGACGCCTACATGACGATGCTCACCGCCAACGTCAAAGAAGAGTCTCAGCGTAAAGCTGCGAGTATGGGATTCGGCTTAGTCTCGAAACCAATTTCAAACGACAAGATGAAAGAGATTCTCTCCCATATCGGGGCCTAA
- a CDS encoding phosphotransferase family protein produces the protein MSKIKIDATREPRSGEELPIAALEAYLKAHAPDLAGTIEVEQFPKGHSNLTYLLRIGDRELVLRRPPFGAKIKSGHDMSREFKVLSGLNPIFSRAPKPWVYCDDDSVLGASFYIMERKRGIILRQGVGVSDGLSEDLMRKLSTSLIDTLADVHNVDIQAAGLQSFGKPEGYVERQVSGWTRRYRAAQTDDVQVVEQVGQWLAQNMPPDAGATLIHNDYKYDNVVLDPDDWTKIIAILDWEMATVGDPLMDLGTTLGYWLQKDDPEPLKMLPIGPTHLPGNLSRQDFVERYSKRTGHNVDHVLFYYAYALFKIGVIVQQIYARFVKGHTQDPRFAVMGKAMEMLMAQADRAIDKGQIYDLNS, from the coding sequence ATGAGTAAAATCAAAATTGACGCCACACGCGAACCCAGGAGCGGTGAGGAACTTCCCATTGCCGCCCTCGAGGCCTACCTAAAAGCCCACGCACCTGATTTAGCGGGCACCATCGAGGTTGAGCAATTCCCAAAAGGGCACTCAAACCTGACTTATCTGCTTCGCATCGGCGACCGTGAGCTTGTGCTTAGACGTCCACCATTTGGAGCGAAAATCAAAAGTGGCCACGATATGAGCCGCGAATTCAAAGTGCTCAGCGGTCTAAACCCCATTTTTAGCCGAGCGCCCAAACCCTGGGTGTACTGCGACGATGACTCGGTCCTTGGCGCTTCGTTCTACATCATGGAACGCAAACGAGGCATCATCTTGCGCCAAGGCGTTGGAGTGAGTGATGGCCTCTCGGAAGACCTGATGCGCAAGCTTTCCACTTCACTCATCGACACGCTCGCGGATGTACACAACGTCGACATCCAAGCCGCCGGGCTCCAAAGCTTCGGTAAACCCGAGGGCTACGTCGAGCGCCAAGTCAGTGGCTGGACCCGCAGATACCGAGCCGCACAAACAGATGACGTCCAGGTCGTGGAACAAGTAGGGCAGTGGCTCGCTCAAAACATGCCGCCTGACGCCGGTGCGACCCTGATCCACAACGATTACAAGTATGACAATGTTGTTCTTGATCCTGACGACTGGACCAAAATCATCGCTATTCTTGATTGGGAGATGGCGACCGTGGGCGACCCTCTGATGGATCTTGGGACCACACTTGGCTACTGGCTCCAGAAAGACGACCCAGAACCCCTCAAGATGCTGCCCATTGGACCAACTCATCTGCCCGGCAACCTGAGCCGGCAGGACTTTGTGGAGCGCTACAGCAAACGCACTGGGCACAACGTGGACCACGTTCTCTTCTATTATGCCTACGCACTCTTCAAGATTGGCGTCATTGTTCAACAAATCTACGCCCGATTCGTTAAGGGGCACACTCAAGACCCTAGGTTTGCCGTGATGGGTAAGGCTATGGAAATGCTCATGGCACAAGCAGATCGAGCCATCGATAAAGGCCAAATTTACGACCTAAATAGCTAA
- a CDS encoding acyl-CoA dehydrogenase encodes MDFSIAPKTLEISQTIRAFVEEELIPLEPQFTGKEFRELVPLLAKKREEVKKLGLWAPFLHKEHGGLGLSLMDFGHVSEALGYSPLGHYVFNCQAPDVGNMEVLLQHGTDEQKEKYLKPLMAGETRSCFSMTEPENPGSNPTIMDTTAVQDGDEWVINGHKWFTSSADGSAFAIVMAVTHPEAPPHGRTSQIIVPTNTPGFELVRNISVMGEPGSDYNSHAEIRYTDCRVPMTNILGQGGSGFIIAQERLGPGRIHHCMRWIGICERAFDLMCKRAATRIITPGRTLGSKQTIQQWIAESRAEINAARLMVLEAAWAIDKDGTYASRDKISVIKFYVAGILQRILDRAIQTHGAMGITDDLILAWWYRHERGARIYDGPDEVHKASVAKRILKSYAEPVKP; translated from the coding sequence GTGGATTTTTCGATAGCACCCAAGACACTTGAGATCAGTCAAACCATCCGAGCATTTGTTGAGGAAGAACTCATCCCGCTCGAGCCTCAATTCACCGGAAAAGAGTTCAGAGAGCTCGTACCCTTACTCGCGAAAAAACGTGAAGAGGTTAAGAAGCTGGGCCTCTGGGCTCCGTTCCTTCACAAAGAGCACGGAGGCCTGGGCTTATCCCTGATGGACTTCGGTCATGTAAGCGAGGCACTGGGCTACAGCCCATTGGGACACTATGTATTCAACTGCCAAGCACCTGACGTTGGCAATATGGAAGTTCTCCTTCAGCACGGCACAGACGAACAAAAAGAAAAATACCTCAAACCTTTGATGGCGGGCGAGACTCGAAGCTGCTTTTCAATGACCGAGCCAGAGAATCCTGGCTCCAATCCCACAATAATGGACACCACAGCGGTTCAAGATGGAGATGAATGGGTCATCAACGGCCACAAGTGGTTTACCTCATCGGCCGACGGCTCAGCTTTTGCCATTGTGATGGCAGTGACTCACCCAGAGGCACCACCGCACGGTCGAACAAGCCAAATCATCGTTCCAACCAACACGCCCGGATTTGAGCTTGTGAGAAATATCTCCGTGATGGGTGAGCCCGGGAGCGACTACAACAGTCACGCTGAAATTCGCTACACCGATTGCCGAGTCCCCATGACCAATATTCTTGGTCAAGGAGGCAGCGGCTTTATCATTGCTCAGGAGCGCCTCGGACCAGGACGCATTCATCACTGCATGCGCTGGATTGGCATATGCGAACGGGCCTTCGATTTAATGTGCAAGCGTGCCGCCACGCGTATCATCACACCGGGCCGCACCCTTGGCAGCAAACAGACGATTCAACAGTGGATCGCTGAGAGCCGCGCTGAAATCAATGCCGCACGATTGATGGTTCTGGAAGCAGCGTGGGCCATCGACAAAGACGGCACCTACGCTTCTCGAGATAAAATTTCAGTCATCAAGTTCTATGTAGCTGGGATTCTGCAGCGCATTCTAGACCGCGCCATCCAAACTCATGGCGCAATGGGCATCACGGATGACCTCATTCTGGCATGGTGGTATCGCCACGAGCGCGGCGCCCGAATCTATGATGGTCCCGACGAGGTCCATAAGGCATCGGTCGCCAAGCGAATATTAAAAAGCTACGCAGAGCCTGTGAAGCCATGA
- a CDS encoding tyrosine-type recombinase/integrase produces the protein MAYSLKPHTGKARELPSSYYLATLGAGSQRATQSALNTLASLASKGMATPMSCPWWLWTPTLSAQVRAQLLKRYKPTTINRHLTALRGVLKASWHLGLMTEKAYRQATAFSNEDVLLLPIGNQPLQNATLTKLFKTCTNGTARASRDAAILALLYGCGLRRQELTALNLKHFDEKQGSIEVLHGRGAQARLVYPPQGAQAALKDWMKHRGMSPGALFKRIRRGDHIQKHRMTDQSVLLVVKNRGQQAGLEALTAHELRQSFISNLLDQGAALGAVQHLAGHRNPQSTLRYDRSAERAKEDAARKLMVPYKKPRTPPGA, from the coding sequence ATGGCGTATTCACTTAAACCTCACACCGGCAAGGCTCGGGAACTCCCCTCGAGCTACTACCTTGCTACCCTTGGCGCAGGCTCACAAAGGGCTACGCAATCCGCACTAAACACCCTTGCAAGCCTGGCATCCAAAGGCATGGCCACGCCCATGAGCTGTCCTTGGTGGCTCTGGACGCCAACACTCTCAGCTCAGGTTCGTGCCCAGCTCCTCAAGCGATACAAACCAACCACGATAAACCGCCACCTCACAGCACTTCGCGGCGTACTCAAGGCGTCATGGCACCTCGGACTCATGACGGAAAAGGCCTACCGGCAGGCAACTGCCTTCTCAAACGAAGATGTCCTGCTGCTCCCAATCGGCAATCAGCCCCTTCAAAACGCCACACTCACCAAGCTATTCAAGACCTGCACCAACGGGACCGCCCGTGCGAGCCGAGATGCCGCCATACTGGCCTTGCTTTATGGTTGTGGACTCAGAAGGCAGGAGCTGACGGCACTCAACCTGAAACACTTCGATGAGAAACAGGGCAGCATTGAAGTACTGCACGGCCGTGGTGCTCAGGCTCGGCTGGTTTACCCGCCTCAAGGCGCCCAAGCAGCACTGAAAGACTGGATGAAACATCGCGGGATGAGCCCGGGTGCGCTTTTTAAAAGAATTCGCCGAGGCGACCACATTCAAAAGCACCGAATGACTGACCAGTCGGTGCTGCTGGTTGTTAAAAACAGAGGGCAGCAAGCGGGGCTAGAGGCGCTTACGGCTCACGAACTGCGGCAAAGCTTTATATCCAACCTTTTGGACCAGGGCGCAGCATTAGGCGCAGTTCAACATCTAGCAGGGCACCGCAATCCGCAATCAACCCTTCGTTACGACCGGAGCGCCGAGAGAGCGAAAGAAGATGCCGCCCGCAAGCTCATGGTGCCTTATAAAAAGCCTCGTACTCCTCCTGGGGCTTGA